In the genome of Fulvivirga maritima, one region contains:
- a CDS encoding tetratricopeptide repeat-containing sensor histidine kinase: MNRGLLILTILFGFLACAKGQSNKIKENKFLDPVRQTHNPDSSKMEALFKLVYEYDLDNIDTSIYLANKIRKLAIASNSLMYQAEADVKLAYYYNVQSQYQKALKLDLEALKLFEKLGDGESMMMCLNNIGEDYFDLDLFSDAYDYYQQSLRKAREEENKLYIAISTYNIGRVLKAMGQLEKAMEYIQNSLELSRVINDSEGIAYSYHDIGEILILESEYKQALVKLHEALKVSRRLSLKVLTPKIMHKIAIAHENLKEFKQALHYHDSSMAIYQTINNKSGMAEAFLGKGVVYRKMSSYDKANSLLNRSLEMSDNIQDRDLMIEGYHELSLLYERRRLFEQSLNYYKKYKALQDSLFGEKRSEQFAQIQLKYETANKDMEIAFLSQQEEQQKRQLENEEFFRNILVVILAFTAVLLITLYRSSLRRKKINRLLLQHQQEMEEQSREMSGLLAMKDKFFSILSHDLRSPINAIIGILDMVESGYVTQEELLQLTKSLKLRLLSTKKLLGNLMDWALIQMNEITIKEEDIDLHQLAAENINFFRDTNDKNIQFINSIPEGTVVHTDRNMLDLIIRNLASNAMKFTEEEGLVELACQDKDQEWLILKVIDNGIGMSQEQQNILFTNASGLHTTRGTANEEGTGLGLKLCKEFVERMGGDIWVESEEGKGTTFLFTVKKSLQ, translated from the coding sequence TTGAACAGAGGGCTTTTAATTTTAACCATCTTATTTGGCTTTTTGGCTTGTGCCAAAGGGCAGTCTAACAAAATCAAGGAGAATAAATTTCTTGATCCTGTTAGACAAACTCATAACCCCGATTCATCAAAAATGGAGGCGCTGTTCAAGCTTGTCTATGAATATGACCTCGATAATATAGACACATCTATTTATTTGGCTAATAAAATAAGGAAGCTGGCCATAGCTTCTAATAGCCTTATGTACCAGGCTGAGGCAGATGTTAAATTAGCTTACTATTATAATGTTCAGAGTCAATACCAAAAGGCATTAAAGCTGGACTTGGAAGCCTTAAAGCTCTTTGAGAAATTAGGAGACGGAGAAAGCATGATGATGTGCTTGAATAATATTGGTGAAGATTATTTTGACCTGGATCTTTTTAGTGATGCTTATGATTATTATCAACAAAGCCTGAGAAAGGCGAGAGAAGAGGAAAATAAGCTTTATATAGCTATTTCTACTTATAATATAGGTCGTGTACTGAAGGCTATGGGGCAATTAGAGAAAGCCATGGAATACATTCAGAATTCTCTTGAGCTCAGCCGGGTAATAAATGATAGCGAAGGTATCGCTTATTCTTATCATGATATTGGCGAAATACTGATTTTAGAGAGTGAGTATAAGCAGGCTCTGGTAAAACTGCATGAGGCTCTAAAAGTAAGTAGGAGGCTTTCTCTAAAAGTGCTGACGCCAAAAATAATGCATAAAATAGCCATTGCTCATGAGAACCTGAAAGAATTTAAACAGGCCTTGCATTACCATGATAGCTCTATGGCTATTTACCAGACCATTAACAATAAGAGTGGCATGGCAGAGGCTTTTCTGGGTAAAGGGGTGGTTTACCGTAAAATGTCTTCTTATGATAAAGCCAATAGTCTGCTAAACAGATCACTGGAAATGTCAGATAATATTCAGGATAGAGACCTGATGATAGAGGGCTATCATGAGCTATCATTATTGTACGAGCGAAGGCGGCTTTTTGAACAATCCTTGAATTACTATAAGAAATATAAGGCCCTTCAGGATAGTTTATTTGGGGAGAAACGCTCAGAGCAATTTGCTCAGATACAGCTAAAATATGAAACGGCTAATAAGGATATGGAGATCGCCTTTTTGAGCCAACAGGAGGAGCAGCAAAAGCGGCAGCTCGAAAACGAAGAGTTTTTTAGAAATATTTTGGTGGTGATATTGGCCTTTACGGCGGTGTTACTTATAACCTTGTATCGCAGTAGTCTTCGGAGGAAAAAAATAAACCGACTCCTGTTACAGCATCAGCAAGAAATGGAAGAGCAGAGTAGGGAGATGTCTGGTTTACTGGCCATGAAAGATAAATTCTTCTCTATACTTTCTCATGATCTTAGGTCGCCCATTAATGCCATTATAGGCATATTGGATATGGTGGAAAGCGGTTATGTAACACAAGAAGAGCTTTTACAACTTACTAAATCTCTAAAACTACGTTTGCTAAGTACTAAAAAACTTTTGGGTAATCTTATGGATTGGGCTCTGATTCAAATGAATGAGATCACTATAAAAGAGGAGGATATAGACCTCCATCAGCTAGCAGCAGAAAATATTAATTTTTTTAGAGATACTAATGATAAGAACATTCAATTTATCAATAGTATTCCGGAAGGAACTGTCGTTCATACTGACCGTAATATGCTGGATCTGATTATAAGAAACCTGGCTTCTAATGCCATGAAATTTACTGAAGAAGAAGGTCTGGTGGAGTTGGCTTGTCAAGATAAAGATCAGGAGTGGCTAATCTTAAAAGTGATTGATAATGGCATAGGTATGAGCCAAGAGCAGCAAAACATCCTGTTTACTAATGCCTCTGGCCTGCACACTACCAGAGGTACTGCTAATGAAGAAGGTACAGGGCTTGGGCTAAAGCTTTGTAAAGAATTTGTGGAGCGAATGGGAGGTGATATTTGGGTAGAAAGTGAAGAGGGAAAAGGAACAACTTTCCTTTTTACGGTTAAAAAGTCGCTACAATAG